GTCAGTGAGCGGCAGCAGGAAGCGCTCGCCGAGTTCGAACGGCGCCGCCGAGCGCGACAGATCACCGTTTCCACGGACGACGCTGAGGTGAAGGCGGGGCTTCGGGCGCTGGGAGAGCCAATCACACTGTTTGGAGAAGGACCAGCGGACCGCAGAGAAAGGTAAACAGGAAGtgaaccctttaagacccagagCTTTGGCTCCGCCCCCAAATGAAGTCCTGTTTAATcagatttatcaccagtttttcTCATATTATCGTCTGTGTTTgactttttttatgtaaatcctgtatttttttgtttaatttactgatcacatagatattcatgaaagcagagggaaaaaaagtgacgtttttgtcaaatctatcattaactgaacataaaaacaccatCTACAGCTgtatttaaaattattattcatttttttcatttgagtcattctcttcttcagttttgaagtttaacttcattttagtttgtGCTTATTTTAACAcatataaccccagtgtgtccatccactgtcactgatccaactccatgagttttactggggaatcagggtttttgttcagttttctacattttgttgcctatttattaaatttttcctcaattttgttcagtttgtggcttattttgttaagattactttttattttgttgatttcctattcatttttgtccattaatTACTTTCGctccttttgttctttttttttttgcttattttattcttttttcactgtattttagtaaatgttttgcttattttttcacattcattattttctagtttgtgggtttttttttttaaattcatttccatccactgtcattgatccaacttcatgggtttgactggagaatcagtgtttgtttttaatttttctacattttgttgcctatttattaattttttcttcaaatttgttcagtttgtgtcttattttgttcttctttcttattatttttgttaaatttgtctgttttgatgatgactttggctgtttttgtacattttgttgcttgtttaatttttttttttttttttttactttggtactttttttgctggttttattcacattctttagtattttacatggttttattattttttttattcatttttgttgatttcatccactggcattgatccaactccattggtttgactggggaatcatatttgtagaagatgacggtgtttccatggtaactacgctgcctctgaatgtccaaatatggtcatatctgatgaccatgaaaagatgaagaactgcatttgacaccaattattgacatggattgatagaattaatggatcgacaggaattaaacagattagatcagGCAGGATTCGAGTCTGTTACTGGGTTCAGGATCGTTTCCAGGTCAGCTGGAAGCACTGGGCTGGTTGCTATGTGTTACTATGGAGATGAGAATAGCAACATGTTTCTGTTGCTGGtgaaatgcatcctgggagtCAGCGTAGTCTTctgatgtgtttcctgttttctcGTCAGGTTGCGAAGTATTCTGTCCGTGGTCGGACCAGACGCTCTGAAGAAGTCGAGGAAAGACGAGGAGAGAGCGAAGAGGTCGCAGGAGGAGGTGGAGCCCCAATCAATGACGTTATTGATCACATTTAcaccaaataaaataaacaaagaaataaacatgtatttgctaCGCAAATACACCGTTAATAACaaagccattattattattattagtattattattattattattattgttattattattattattattacatttagaaaataattgcATGCATTGATTGTTTATTGATCCAGTCGGTTTTCATTCTGACCAATCAAAGTGCCAGCAGACATGGTACCACGAAGGCTCCGCCTACCTGAAGGACTCTCGGCTCTGGTTGGCCAAATATTCTCTACCCCGGTGAGTCACAACAAACCAGCCAATCACAGAGCTCAGATCCATATGTGTTCAAACAGTGTCCGTCTGTCGTCTGATTGgctgtccttcattcatcagagcTATGAGGCGTTTGGAGGCGGCACGTTCTCAGCGGGACGTTGCCGAGGCGACACGAGCGATGCGTCAACAGGAACTGCACAAGAGCCTGAGGGTAATCAATGACCGATCAATACCAAGATCCAGAACTGAATGTGTCGTATTGACTTGTTGTTttatggatttgtttgtttgtttcttcagaATCTGAATAACTTCTGCAGTCAGATTGGAGATGATCGGCCAATCAGCTTCTGCCATTTCAGCCCTGACTCAAAAATGCTCGCCACTGCGTCCTGGTaccaagccccgccccttttataacaattagcattagcatcagtgcCTAGCTTAGCATGTAGCATCATCAGACAGAGGAAAAGGGTCGGTTTGAACACAGATTTAAACTTTGACGGTTTCACTGATGACGCTGATGAAATCAGCTGATTTTACATGACgattaaattcaattaaacacACAAACCTCCACGCTGACCTGAACTATGAGGCAGAACATGTCATGAAGCAGTGACGATGACTGTAAAAGTCAACTGTTCTGCACTGAAATGAACAGAAGTTAAACAGAGAAAGATGAACTTTAACACAGAGTTGGATTAGCTTTAGCCACGTTTTAGCCACGTTTAGTggtgaattcatgtaaataattgtgtgTTTTGCCGTGTATTTGTTAAGTTTCACTCGATTTTTAAAGTgctaaatacacacaaacacacacacacatatatatgtgtgtatatatatatatatatatatatatatatatgtgtgtgtgtgtgtgtgtgttttggagcATTGTTCTTGATTTAGACCAACTACATTGCACAAACACATGGGAAATGGatgaacatttatttttataatcTCGTAAAGTttctttatgaacatttacagttgtttttcataaatatgatcaaattcaagtcagtttttttttttttttgctgtaacactgtgttgaacatatacatataacatataattttatttaaattattttacatgtaATTAATGATAATGTTCTGTTGTTGTCCTCGGTTCCATCGTGCCAACAgacaaatgctaatgctaacagacaaatgctaatgctaaccctgtgTTGACAGGAGCGGGCTGTGTAAGCTGTGGTCTGTCCCAGACTGCAACCTGATTCGTTGTCTTAGAGGTGGGTGGAGCCACTGATTGTTGATGAATTGATGTGCATGTTTATTATTGGTCGCTGATGACACCTGGACTCctctgctctctgattggctgaaggTCACAACACCAATGTGGGCGCGGTCGTGTTTCGCCCTCAGGCCGGAGTCTCTCTCGACCAATCGGACGTCAGCTTGGCGTCGTGTGCGGCCGACGGGTCAGTGAAGCTGTGGAACCTGGACAGGTGAGTGGGGGCGGGGCTTAAGGCGGGTTTTGAGTCAGTGTCAGAACAGTCATGTGGTCACTgggtttcctctgtgtttccatAGCGACGAGCCGGTGGCCGACATCGAAGGTCACAGCGAGCGAGTGTCACGAGTGGCCTGGCATCCGTCTGGACGGTTCCTGGGAACCAcctggtaaacaaacaaacaaacacataaacaaatatacaaacaaaataaaaaaaacacacacacaaagacacacaaacatatgagcaaacaaatacacaaatgaaaacaaacaaaaacaaacacacaaagatacaaacaaaataaaaagcaaacatacaaacacaaacatacacaaccacaaacacacaacatacaaacaaaattaaaaaaacaaatacacatacacaaaaaaacacacaaacaaaatcaaaaacaaacccaaaaacacacaaacatatacaaagaaacaaattaacacacaaacatgagcaaacaaatgcacaaacaaaatcaaaaacaaacacacaaacacaaacctacacaaccacaaacaaacatacaaacaaatttgaaataacacacaaacataaacaaacacacaaacaaaaaatcataaacaaacacacagaaacaaacaataaaaaaaataaacacacaatcaGAACACACATGTTGTTATGACTAAACAAACAGCTAGATAAACAAAGGAGGTAACAAAATAaatagatgtttgtttgtttgtttgtttgtttgtttgtttgtttgtttgtttgtgtagttACGATAACTCGTGGCGTCTGTGGGATCTGGAGGTTCAGGAGGAGATTCTGCATCAGGAGGGTCACAGTAAAGGCGTCCACGACCTGCACTTCCACCCAGACGGCTCTCTGGCCGCCACCGGGTAAGAACCCACCCAGGGTCAGATTTAAAGACCGTACCGGTGGAGCCGAGGCGACGGGTCACCACGGCAACGGGTCACCACGGCAACGGGTCCACAGACAAATAAGTGATGAAatacatgcatgtgtgtttgtggattatATGAACATTTGTCTAAAAACCTGCAGCTATGAAGAAGAAAGAAGTTCATCAAATTACAAAACATCTGTATATTGACGCTAATGACTTATTTAACTCTGGTGTTTAATTATTACCCCCCGCCCCCCTTGTGTGGACCAATCAGAGGGCTGGATGCATTTGGCCGAGTGTGGGATCTTCGAACTGGACGCTGTGTGGTCTTCCTGGAAGGACACCTGAAGGAGATCTACAGTGTCCACTTTTCTCCAAATGggtcagccaatcacagcacagacactgaacacagccaatcacagcacagacactgaacacagccaatcacagcacagacactgaacacagccaatcacagcacagacactgaacagatgactactgtgtttgactgtttattctgtgtttgttgtgtttattattttgtgtttatttttttgtgtgtttattattttgtgtttattattattttgtgtgtttattattttctgtgtttattttgcgtgtttattattttgcatgtttattattttgcatgtttattattttctgtgtttattattgtgtgtttattattttgtgtttattgttttgtgtgtttattgttttttgtgtttattattttgtgtgtttattgttttgtgtgtttattgttttttgtgtttattattttgtgtgtttattgttttgtgtgtttattgttttttgtgtttattattttgtgtgtttattgttttgtgtgtttgttttttttgtgtttattattttgtgtgtttcttgttttgtgtgtttattattttgtgtgtttcttgttttgtgtttattattttctgtgtttattattgtgtgtttattattttgtgtttattgttttttgtgtttatcattttgtgtgtttcttgttttgtgtgtttattattttgtgtgtttcttgttttgtgtttattattttctgtgtttattattgtgtgtttattattttatgtttattgttttttgtgtttattattttctgtgtttcttgttttgtgtgtttattgttttgtgtgtttattattttgtgtgtttcttgttttgtgtttattgtttgtgtgtttattattttgtgtgtttattatttattattttgtgtgtttattgtgttgtgtgttattgttgtgtgtttgttgttttgtgtttgttgtttggtgtgtttgttgtgtgtttgttgtgtgtttgttgtgctctCAGGTACCACTTGGCCACAGGAAGTGGTGATAACACTTGTAAGGTTTGGGAGCTGAGAAACAGGAAGTGTCTGTACACAGTCCCCGCCCACCAGAACCTGCTGTCAGCCGTCCGCTTCCAACGTAAGAACCTTTACTCCTGTTCTGTTAAAGGGCATCTGTGGGCGGAGACTGAAGGGTTAAAGGGCGTCTGTGGGCGGAGACTGAAGGGTTAAAGGGCGTCTGTGGGCGGAGACTGAAGGGTTAAAGGGCGTCTGTGGGCGGAGACTGAAGGGTTAAAGGGCGTCTGTGGGCGGAGACTGAAGGGTTAAAGGCCGTCTGTGGGCGGAGACTGAAGGGTTAAAGGGTGTCTGTGATGGcgtccactgggggggggggggtccacggggggaCGTACGCTGGGGGGGGTGTCCTGTGTGTCCTCAGACagtcacttcctgtttgtttggCAGCCACGGACGGCCACTTCCTGTTGACCGGCGCCTACGATAACACGGCGAAGGTGTGGAGTCATCCTGGGTGGATGCCACTGAAGACGCTCGCCGGACACGAGGGGAAGGTGAGCGTGTGCGGTCCGTCTGCGCTCTGATTGGACGGCTCAGGTCACATGTGGCGCACATCACCGCTTCACGTTTCTTTGTCGTTTCAGGTGATGGGCGTCGACGTGTCACCTGACGGGAAACTGATCGCCACCAGCTCGTACGACCGGACGTTCAAACTGTGGCTGTCGGAgtgatgtcatcagtgatgtcatcagtgatgtcATCAGGACATAGAAAAATAATccgatgtttttttttgttgttttataataaaataaaccttCAGGGCTTTTTTCCTCctgctgtctgtgtttttaaccctCAGACGTCTGTGCTCAGATCACATGACGTTTTCAACATTTCAACACAGACTGTCATCTAGGGGGCGGGGCAACTCCACCCCCTGCCAACCAGGAAGTGGAAACCCGGAGGAAGTTGACACATTTGTTTGTCTTGTGTGGGCTGTGAGCTGTAGAACCTCTAACAGATAAACAGTCTGATGGATAATCATCGGTCCGTTCCTGTCTGTATTCCAGCGGCGGAAGTCTGATGGAAATCCAGCTTTTCTGACCTGGAACTGAGGCTCTAGggaattaatgtaaaaaaagtccTGAAGTTCATTTGAAAACCTGGAAAACGGATCATTTGTGGAACACACACTCTAGTGTTCACACttgtccaccagagggcaccaaaGCACACACTATAGTCTGAACAGTGTTTACATAGttctagttcacaggtgtcaaacatgcggcccgggggccacatccagcccattAAAGGGTctgatttggcccctgggatgaatttgtgaaatgcaaaaattaaactgaagatatgaacaattaagGAGGTTcaagtcattttaggtcagttcaatctgaagggggacagaccagtaaaatactatcagaataacctctaaagaatgaaaaaaagctatttttttctctttgtttcagtgtaaacaaagtaaaagtacacaaaaatgtttccatttacagatgagccttttacaaaaaaatgtgaataacctgaacaaataagaaccgcctgaaatgtctaaagagaagtctgtatttgtaccaatattctgcctgttgttcaGTGTTTggtggatccactgggatctgtctgCTGTGACACATGTGAAAAGGATCAGCTGAGGCAGAACAGTGtttaaattacactgatttttctgcagaattttcaggttgttcatatttgttcatgttatgttcaagtacagtttgtattttcattacagaatttgacttttttttttactcaaaaacattgaaaaaactTTGGCGTTGCTGTTATTTcgaagttcttatcctgttatttgagtgggggggcccactgcagaccaggttcatctgaatgtggaactggactgagtctgacagccctggtctggAGGAAGTAGTCCAATAAAAGTATCCTAGTATACTTTCACTTCTggagtctttgaaaaggttccttcAGTTTATTTGTGAGAATTCTGTGCATTTCTGACATGAAGATGTTTCAGACTGGATTTAACgtgtgtgttttaaccctttatgttGATAAAGTCCATCCAGTACCAACATGACGGACAGATGAACtggaaaataaaaccaaaatgaagaGTATTTAAGTGTCCAATCATCTGTGACCCTGGGGTCAGGTGGTTGTTTCCATTCAGGACTCATTCATAGACCAGGTTCAGTCATGTGACCACTTTAATAACTCTGACATTTTTAACTAATCAGACAAAATTAACTgaagaacaaacaaaaccaacagtTTAATTCTGCAAACATTCAGATTTGGTTCTGAAATTATCCAGCagctcagacccccccccccccccatggaccCCATGATGAAAGAATTCAACAAACAGTGGTTTAAGGAGTCCAAGAAAAACTGACGCAGAGTCACAAGGAGAAGGAGAACACAGACAACCATCTGTGGTCCACTGGGTCCACTGGGTCCACTGGTTCTACTGGGTCCACTGGTTCCACTGGGTCCATCAACTCTGTCCAGACTGAAGGGTGGGTGGACCCTCCACAGGGACAGGGGTGTCCATGGGACCCATgacccccagccccccccccccctccttgtgGACCACCAGTcctcagcccccccccctccttgtGGACCACCAgtcctcagccccccccccccccccccccccccccccccccctccttgtgGACCACCAGTCCTCAGCCCCCCCCCTCCTTGTGGACCACCAGTCCTCAGCCCCCCCCCTCCTTGTGGACCACCAgtcctcagccccccccccccccccccccctcagccgccccccccccctccttgtgGACCACCAGTCCTTTACTGATCAGATCCGGGACCTCCACCGCCAGCCAAGGCGCGAGCCCCAGGGCCATGAGGTGCGCGAGTCCGAACCGGGGCGCGTTCCTGGCCCAGAGCGGAGCGAAGTGTTCGGTCAGGCAGATCCGTCCGCCCCGGTACATCTTGGCGGTCTTCCCGTCCAGCTCCGGGATGGACAGCTCCGGGGCGGTGTCCGGGTACGTCACCGGGATCTCGAACTCCAACCGGAACTCGTACCGGAGCAGCTCGTGGATGAACCAGCAGGTTCCGGTCCAGCGCGTGCCGTCCTGGTTGGACTCCAGGCGGAACCAGTCGTTGTCTCCGTTCTTGTTCTGCTCCACGTGCCGGATCAGGGCCTGGTACTCCTCCTTCAGCCGCTGCGGCCACAGCGCGCGGTCCCGCGGCCCCGCGTGCGTCTTCAACAGGGGGATCTGAGAGACCGCGCGGCGCGTGGCCTCGTCCGCCATCGCAGATGTACACGTAGTCCGTGTCCGGGTTCGGGATCAGAAGGACCGGCTCCGTTCGGCTTCTGTCCTGGTCTGACGTGGACTTCCGGTGTGTGGAGCCCcgcccccttcttcttcttctgtttcctgCAGACTGTGGATGTGCTGCCCCCTGCAGACCCGGAccaggtccagacccagacccggaccaggtccagacccagaccaggtccagacccggaccaggtccagacccagacccggACCAGGTCCAGAAcaggtccagacccagacccggaccaggtccagacccagacccagaccaggtccagaacaggtccagaccaggtccagacccagaccaagaccaggtccagacccagaccaggtccagaacaggtccagacccagaccaggtCCATTTCCTGTCTGGACTGGATTTAGTATGTGTATTATTTCTGGGTTcagactgttgttgttgttgttgttgttgttgttgttgttgttgtcatttcttggtcgatatatatattttttatccttTTCAAATATTGAATTTGAACTGCACTAAACAGACCGAACATAAATACTGTGGAACGGAGCTCTGGGGGGGGGGTTCCTGAAGACTGCTGTGTGGGTGTCACAGTGTTGAGGGACCTTCTCAGTCCCCACTTGGACCTTCTCAGTCCCCACTTGGACTCTTCTTTCATGAACTGTCCACTCTTTTCTTCACTGCAGGAGTTCTGCTCATTTTTTCTGCGTGGGGTGGACGTTCCACCTCAGGTCAGTGTTTACATCAGCTGACTGACCACCACTGATATGGAAAGAAAACgccagacccagaccagacccagacccagacccagaccagacccagacagCATGTTCAGTGTCCCACCAGGGACTAAACCCCCCTGGACCACTGCTCCACCATTTTAAAGGCTGTGTATGTCTCTGTCCCCGTACAGCCGTGGGGTTCTCTGACCACCGCATGGTTCATCTTCTCTCAGACCTGCTCAGCCTGTGGTGAAGACAGTGCAGAGCTGGAGCTGCAGGTCTGCTTAGACTGTGGTTCTGAGGACCTGCAGACCTCAACGAACTCACTGTGACCTCCTACACCAGCTTTTGTGaggacacgtgtgtgtgtgtgtgtgtgtgtgtgtgccaaccAAAACCTCCTGCACATACAAGAACAATAAACCCTGGTTCACTGCTACGCTCAGGTACCTTCATCGGGTCAAGGAGGAGGTCTACAGGAGGGGGGACAGAGTCCTGTCCAACCAGACCAGCAACACACTGACAACAGAGGAGCTACTCTGAGAAGCCAGTCAGTGTGGACAGGTCTGCAGGAGACCTACCCCCCACACTGCAGGAGACCTACCCCCCCACACTGCAGGAGACCTACCCCCCCACACTGCAGGAGACCTACCCCCAACACTGCAGGAGACCCACCCCCCACACTGCAGGAGACCTACCCCCCACACTGCAGGAGACCTACCCCCACACTGCAGGAGACCTACCCCCCCACACTGCAGGAGACCTACCCCCCACACTGCAGGAGACCTACCCCCCCACACTGCAGGAGACCTACCCCCCACACTGCAGGAGACCTACCCCCCCACACTGCAGGAGACCTACCCCCCCACACTGCAGGAGACCTACCCCCCACACTGCAGGAGACCTACCCCCCACACTGCAGCTCACTGTGAACTGGCTGACGACCTGAACACCTTCTACTGCAGGTTTGAGAAGCCAGCCTTCACACCCCTCCCCCGCACCATCACCACTCAGCCCTCACCTTCCCCTATCGACCCCCCACCAACACTGAGGATCTGCAAAGAGGATGGGAGTCAGCTCTTCAGCAGACAAAAGACCAGGAAAGCTCCAGGCCCAGACGGGGTGTCATCCTCCTGTCTGAAGGTCTGTGCTGACCAGCTGACCCCCATCTTCACCCGGATCTTCAACAGACCACTGGAGCTGTGTGACCCCTGTAGTTTGTCTACCAGGCAAACAGGTCAGTGGACAATGCAGTCGACGTGGGTCTGCACTACACCCTGCAACCCCTGGACCCCCCTGGTACATACGCAAGGATTTTACAGAATGTGTTCCTGCAAACCTACtgtaaacctactgtaaacctactgtaaacccactgtaaacctactgtaaacctactgtaaacccactgtaaacctactgtaaacccactgtaaacctactgtaaacccactgtaaacccactgtaaacctgCTGTAAACCCGCTGTAAACCCACTAGAAACCCACTAGAAACCCACTGGAAACCTACTGGAAACCCACTGGAAAACCCAGTGCAAACCCACTGGAAACCTGCTGTAAACTCACTGGAAACttactgtaaacccactgtaaacctgctgtaaacccgctgtaaacctgctgtaaacccactgtaaacccacagtaaacctactgtaaacctgctgtaaacccactgtaaacctactgtaaacccactgtaaacccgctgtaaacccactgtaaacccacagtaaacctactgtaaacctactgtaaacctgctgtaaacctactgtaaacctactgtaaacccactgtaaacccgcTGTAAACCCGTTGTACACCCACTGTAAACCCGCTGTACACCCACtgtaaacctactgtaaaccTTCTGAAAACCTGC
This genomic window from Sphaeramia orbicularis unplaced genomic scaffold, fSphaOr1.1, whole genome shotgun sequence contains:
- the LOC115416500 gene encoding ubiquitin-fold modifier-conjugating enzyme 1-like: MADEATRRAVSQIPLLKTHAGPRDRALWPQRLKEEYQALIRHVEQNKNGDNDWFRLESNQDGTRWTGTCWFIHELLRYEFRLEFEIPVTYPDTAPELSIPELDGKTAKMYRGGRICLTEHFAPLWARNAPRFGLAHLMALGLAPWLAVEVPDLISKGLVVHKEGGGAAEGGGGGGG
- the LOC115416508 gene encoding U4/U6 small nuclear ribonucleoprotein Prp4-like, with product MSDEDEAPVAKKSRVFYGSLEDKERERLSGDGALSTGSDAVKAGIEAGNINISSGETMEMEERVSERQQEALAEFERRRRARQITVSTDDAEVKAGLRALGEPITLFGEGPADRRERLRSILSVVGPDALKKSRKDEERAKRSQEECQQTWYHEGSAYLKDSRLWLAKYSLPRAMRRLEAARSQRDVAEATRAMRQQELHKSLRNLNNFCSQIGDDRPISFCHFSPDSKMLATASWSGLCKLWSVPDCNLIRCLRGHNTNVGAVVFRPQAGVSLDQSDVSLASCAADGSVKLWNLDSDEPVADIEGHSERVSRVAWHPSGRFLGTTCYDNSWRLWDLEVQEEILHQEGHSKGVHDLHFHPDGSLAATGGLDAFGRVWDLRTGRCVVFLEGHLKEIYSVHFSPNGYHLATGSGDNTCKVWELRNRKCLYTVPAHQNLLSAVRFQPTDGHFLLTGAYDNTAKVWSHPGWMPLKTLAGHEGKVMGVDVSPDGKLIATSSYDRTFKLWLSE